The following coding sequences are from one Humulus lupulus chromosome X, drHumLupu1.1, whole genome shotgun sequence window:
- the LOC133806555 gene encoding UDP-glycosyltransferase 72B1-like gives MATYSPPRSETPNPHVAVLPSPGMGHIIPLWNLANRLATDHGCHVSYLNITAEASPAQIQLLSSPNLPPTLHVIDIPPAKEPTQLPDDTLAFTRLCHIVDDNLRELKSILLDLGKPKALVIDIFCTQAFEVCKELSIPVYTFYTASAALFAFSLYLPVMDHEIECEFVDLPEPVRVPGCSPIRTEDLIVQVKNRKIEEYKWFLLHSTRLPMAAGMLLNTWKEFEPITLKAIKENPFYHQIPAPLSYPIGPLIKETEPITQSGADCLAWLDNQPPESVVFVALGSGGSLTAAQLTEVAWGLELSGQRFIWVIRAPNDVDPTAAFFNVGDKTNNPKTFLPEGFLERTKEVGHLLSSWAPQCEVLRHQSTGAFWSHCGWNSTLESMTYGVPMIAWPLYAEQRMNASVLAEDVGVAVKPAVNPEKGVVSREEIKRVVTTIIKSEKGKDMRRKARELSESAATALSRSENGSSYESLVRVVQEWKGN, from the coding sequence ATGGCTACTTATTCTCCTCCTCGATCCGAAACCCCAAACCCCCACGTAGCAGTCCTTCCAAGCCCTGGCATGGGCCACATCATCCCCTTATGGAACCTTGCAAATCGTCTCGCCACCGACCATGGCTGCCATGTCAGTTACCTCAACATCACTGCTGAAGCGTCCCCTGCACAGATCCAGCTCCTAAGCTCACCGAACCTCCCTCCGACCCTTCACGTCATCGATATTCCTCCGGCTAAAGAACCAACCCAATTGCCTGACGACACCCTGGCTTTCACCCGCCTCTGCCACATAGTTGATGACAACCTCCGGGAACTGAAATCCATACTCCTCGATCTCGGAAAGCCCAAAGCTCTCGTCATTGATATCTTTTGCACCCAAGCTTTCGAGGTTTGTAAAGAGCTTTCGATTCCTGTATACACCTTTTATACTGCTTCCGCTGCTCTTTTTGCTTTCTCGCTTTATCTTCCTGTTATGGATCATGAGATTGAATGCGAGTTCGTTGATCTTCCCGAACCGGTTCGGGTCCCGGGTTGTTCACCAATTCGGACGGAAGACCTCATCGTCCAAGTAAAGAACCGAAAAATTGAGGAGTACAAATGGTTTTTGCTTCACTCCACCCGGCTTCCCATGGCGGCTGGAATGTTGTTGAACACTTGGAAAGAATTTGAACCTATCACACTCAAAGCCATAAAAGAGAACCCTTTTTATCACCAAATCCCTGCACCACTCTCTTATCCGATCGGGCCGTTGATAAAAGAGACTGAGCCGATTACTCAATCCGGCGCTGACTGCCTAGCATGGCTTGACAACCAACCTCCAGAGTCGGTCGTCTTCGTGGCGCTCGGCAGTGGTGGGAGCCTTACGGCAGCGCAGCTGACCGAAGTGGCATGGGGACTCGAACTCAGTGGGCAGCGGTTCATTTGGGTGATTCGTGCCCCGAACGACGTAGATCCTACGGCAGCGTTTTTTAACGTGGGTGACAAGACAAACAACCCCAAAACTTTTTTACCGGAAGGGTTCTTGGAGAGGACCAAAGAAGTAGGTCATTTGTTGTCGTCGTGGGCCCCGCAGTGTGAGGTGCTCCGCCACCAGTCAACTGGTGCGTTTTGGTCACACTGCGGATGGAACTCAACTCTGGAGAGTATGACATATGGGGTTCCGATGATTGCATGGCCGCTTTACGCCGAGCAGAGGATGAACGCCTCGGTTCTGGCAGAAGACGTCGGCGTGGCCGTCAAGCCAGCGGTGAATCCAGAAAAGGGAGTCGTTTCGAGAGAAGAGATTAAGAGGGTAGTGACTACGATAATCAAAAGTGAAAAAGGGAAGGACATGAGGCGTAAAGCTAGAGAGCTCAGTGAAAGTGCTGCAACAGCATTGAGCAGAAGCGAAAATGGATCTTCTTATGAGTCACTTGTTCGTGTGGTCCAGGAATGGAAAGGAAATTAG